A genome region from Camelina sativa cultivar DH55 chromosome 10, Cs, whole genome shotgun sequence includes the following:
- the LOC104717746 gene encoding GLABROUS1 enhancer-binding protein-like, with protein MAPKKAELVDNPPVVSSSEEEESGSSGDESESSAEVSRKDLSSSKKPESDSEGESESESDSEPEPAKKHVVVAAKAKSDASGSAAALPESSKSKRPLKEAEPEANKKLKISETEHAVKTTKANDNESSKKISKEEAKKMFQRLFSETDEVALLQGVLDFTSTKGDPYEDSDAFCSYVKKLIDFDATKSQIVTKLQRLKKKFGNTVKNAAKKGKREDEVKFAKDIERKAFELARKIWGSNGVMTSKSRKKIGGTTPAAATKDMKLVAHSTPKKPQEGQRPEKTEGKAGLSIGREIALFFNAENSSSCCLDESTITAVWKKVGDGVKKTQVEEKWKKLKAKQVELCLQRTELVNETAKMIFKAYES; from the coding sequence ATGGCACCGAAGAAAGCGGAACTGGTCGACAACCCACCTGTGGTTTCTTCGAGTGAAGAGGAAGAATCTGGTTCATCTGGAGATGAATCTGAGTCTTCTGCTGAAGTTTCGAGGAAAGACCTGTCCTCCTCAAAGAAGCCTGAATCTGATTCCGAAGGCGAATCTGAGTCCGAGTCCGATTCCGAACCGGAGCCTGCTAAGAAGCATGTTGTTGTGGCCGCCAAAGCTAAGTCAGATGCTTCTGGATCTGCTGCGGCTTTACCGGAGAGTTCAAAATCCAAGCGTCCTTTGAAAGAAGCTGAGCCTGAAGCTAACAAGAAGCTGAAGATATCAGAGACAGAGCATGCGGTGAAGACGACGAAAGCAAATGATAATGAATCTAGTAAGAAGATTTCTAAAGAGGAGGCAAAGAAAATGTTTCAGAGGTTGTTCAGCGAGACTGATGAGGTTGCGTTGCTTCAAGGTGTTCTTGATTTCACTTCTACCAAAGGTGATCCTTATGAGGACAGTGATGCTTTTTGCAGTTATGTTAAGAAGTTGATTGATTTCGATGCTACCAAAAGCCAGATTGTAACCAAACTtcagaggttgaagaagaagtttggtaATACTGTTAAGAATGCTGCTAAAAAGGGAAAGAGGGAAGATGAGGTTAAGTTTGCTAAGGATATTGAGCGTAAAGCTTTTGAATTGGCTAGAAAGATTTGGGGAAGTAATGGTGTTATGACTTCTAAATCAAGGAAGAAGATTGGAGGAACAACCCCTGCTGCTGCTACGAAAGATATGAAGTTAGTAGCTCACTCTACTCCTAAGAAACCACAAGAAGGGCAAAGACCGGAGAAAACAGAGGGGAAGGCTGGTCTCTCCATTGGTAGAGAGATTGCATTGTTCTTCAATGCTGAGAATTCGAGTTCTTGCTGTTTGGATGAATCTACGATAACTGCGGTTTGGAAGAAGGTTGGTGATGGAGTGAAGAAGACACAAGTTGAGGAAAAATGGAAGAAGCTCAAGGCTAAGCAGGTGGAGCTATGTTTGCAGAGGACTGAGCTCGTTAACGAAACTGCAAAGATGATATTCAAAGCCTACGAATCCTGA
- the LOC104717748 gene encoding 23.6 kDa heat shock protein, mitochondrial-like — MASSLALKRLVSSSIVPRSRSVLRPAVSSRLFNTNAIRCYDEDGDDLDRRSDRSVSRRRGDFFSDVFDPFSPTRSVSQVLNLMDQFMENPLLSATRGMGASGARRGWDIKEKDDALYLRIDMPGLSREDVKLALEQDTLVIRGEGKYEEDGGEGEGGESGSRKFTSRIGLPEKIYKIDEIKAEMKNGVLKVVVPKMKETERTDVRQIDIN, encoded by the exons ATGGCGTCTTCTCTCGCTCTTAAGAGACTTGTATCTTCCTCCATCGTTCCACGTTCCCGTAGCGTTCTTCGTCCAGCTGTTTCCTCTCGCCTCTTCAACACCAACGCCATAAGATGCTACGACGAAGACGGCGATGATCTAGACCGGCGCTCTGATCGCTCTGTTTCTCGCCGCCGTGGCGATTTCTTCTCAG ATGTGTTTGATCCGTTTTCGCCGACGAGAAGCGTTAGCCAGGTGCTGAATCTGATGGACCAGTTTATGGAGAATCCTCTGTTATCAGCTACGCGAGGCATGGGAGCTTCAGGAGCTCGTCGTGGTTGGGATATCAAAGAGAAAGATGATGCTCTGTACCTGAGGATCGACATGCCTGGACTGAGCAGAGAGGATGTGAAGCTTGCTCTGGAGCAGGACACTCTTGTGATTCGTGGAGAAGGGAAGTACGAAGAAGATGGCGGCGAGGGGGAAGGAGGAGAGAGCGGGAGCAGGAAGTTCACTAGCAGGATTGGATTGCCggagaagatttacaaaatcgATGAGATCAAGGCGGAGATGAAGAACGGAGTTTTGAAAGTTGTGGTTCCgaagatgaaagaaacagaGCGTACCGATGTGCGTCAGATCgatatcaactaa
- the LOC104717749 gene encoding QWRF motif-containing protein 7 isoform X2, with translation MSTTTTSRRIRPPSPNIDRSRSISSSISLPVSLNASFSSSTSSSSSSSPSNTSKRVMISRSHSTTRSSRPTGSSNSKPGENITPARNSASRSQEVNSGRSREAFARYLEQRGRGSPRNNNASSKGVKPGSASIASAWALSPGRVSTLKTPLSSSAPSAPMCMTPPESPVSKAKIRSGGGGAVAGVLKYFMAQKKVSPVQEEEYHRFRVFQNRLLQWRFVNARTEATMANLKINVEDQLFWVWLRIYKMRNYVVENLIEVQRLRQEIKLREVLSLQMPLLNEWSKLDAKNSEALSKLTRKLHALSVRLPLVHGATIDVVSIHEEMVIAIEVMDEIEDVIIKFLPRVEIILFELTELIGMFNQELIYFEEMEKSLLSIPIFSVNQYL, from the exons ATGTCAACCACCACCACTAGTCGCAGAATCCGACCTCCGTCGCCAAATATTGATCGGAGCCGGAGTATATCCTCCTCGATCTCCCTCCCAGTGTCCTTAAACGCCTCATTCTCCTCTTCTAcgtcctcctcttcttcctcatcgccTTCCAATACAAGTAAACGAGTGATGATAAGCAGATCACACTCCACAACAAGATCCTCCAGACCCACCGGATCATCCAACTCAAAACCAGGTGAGAATATAACCCCCGCGAGAAACAGCGCGTCAAGATCTCAAGAGGTGAACAGCGGTAGAAGCAGAGAGGCTTTTGCTCGGTATTTGGAGCAACGTGGGCGTGGCAGTCCTCGTAATAACAACGCTTCGTCGAAAGGTGTAAAACCAGGATCAGCGAGCATAGCTTCGGCGTGGGCGTTGTCCCCTGGGAGAGTTTCGACTCTGAAGACGCCTCTGTCCAGCTCAGCTCCGTCGGCTCCAATGTGCATGACGCCTCCTGAGTCACCGGTAAGCAAGGCTAAGATTAGAAGCGGTGGCGGTGGAGCGGTGGCCGGAGTTTTGAAGTACTTCATGGCGCAGAAAAAAGTATCTCCGGTTCAAGAGGAGGAGTATCaccggtttagggtttttcaaaaTAGATTACTCCAATGGAGGTTTGTTAACGCAAGAACCGAAGCCACTATGGCTAACCTTAAGATCAACGTTGAG GATCAGTTGTTTTGGGTTTGGCTAAGGATATACAAAATGAGGAACTACGTAGTGGAAAATTTGATTGAAGTTCAAAGGCTCCGTCAAGAAATCAAATTACGTGAAGTGCTTAGCCTCCAAATGCCTTTACTTAATGAGTGGTCAAAATTAGACGCAAAAAACTCGGAAGCGTTGAGCAAGCTAACTCGAAAACTCCATGCTTTGTCTGTCCGTTTACCCCTCGTACATGGTGCCACG ATAGATGTGGTGTCCATACATGAAGAAATGGTCATAGCTATAGAAGTCATGGACGAGATCGAAGACGTCATCATCAAGTTTCTCCCACGA GTTGAAATAATCCTATTTGAGCTGACAGAATTGATTGGCATGTTCAATCAAgaattgatatattttgaaGAAATGGAGAAGTCCCTTTTATCCATTCCTATCTTTTCGGTAAATCAATATCTCTAA
- the LOC104717749 gene encoding QWRF motif-containing protein 7 isoform X1: protein MSTTTTSRRIRPPSPNIDRSRSISSSISLPVSLNASFSSSTSSSSSSSPSNTSKRVMISRSHSTTRSSRPTGSSNSKPGENITPARNSASRSQEVNSGRSREAFARYLEQRGRGSPRNNNASSKGVKPGSASIASAWALSPGRVSTLKTPLSSSAPSAPMCMTPPESPVSKAKIRSGGGGAVAGVLKYFMAQKKVSPVQEEEYHRFRVFQNRLLQWRFVNARTEATMANLKINVEDQLFWVWLRIYKMRNYVVENLIEVQRLRQEIKLREVLSLQMPLLNEWSKLDAKNSEALSKLTRKLHALSVRLPLVHGATIDVVSIHEEMVIAIEVMDEIEDVIIKFLPRQVEIILFELTELIGMFNQELIYFEEMEKSLLSIPIFSVNQYL from the exons ATGTCAACCACCACCACTAGTCGCAGAATCCGACCTCCGTCGCCAAATATTGATCGGAGCCGGAGTATATCCTCCTCGATCTCCCTCCCAGTGTCCTTAAACGCCTCATTCTCCTCTTCTAcgtcctcctcttcttcctcatcgccTTCCAATACAAGTAAACGAGTGATGATAAGCAGATCACACTCCACAACAAGATCCTCCAGACCCACCGGATCATCCAACTCAAAACCAGGTGAGAATATAACCCCCGCGAGAAACAGCGCGTCAAGATCTCAAGAGGTGAACAGCGGTAGAAGCAGAGAGGCTTTTGCTCGGTATTTGGAGCAACGTGGGCGTGGCAGTCCTCGTAATAACAACGCTTCGTCGAAAGGTGTAAAACCAGGATCAGCGAGCATAGCTTCGGCGTGGGCGTTGTCCCCTGGGAGAGTTTCGACTCTGAAGACGCCTCTGTCCAGCTCAGCTCCGTCGGCTCCAATGTGCATGACGCCTCCTGAGTCACCGGTAAGCAAGGCTAAGATTAGAAGCGGTGGCGGTGGAGCGGTGGCCGGAGTTTTGAAGTACTTCATGGCGCAGAAAAAAGTATCTCCGGTTCAAGAGGAGGAGTATCaccggtttagggtttttcaaaaTAGATTACTCCAATGGAGGTTTGTTAACGCAAGAACCGAAGCCACTATGGCTAACCTTAAGATCAACGTTGAG GATCAGTTGTTTTGGGTTTGGCTAAGGATATACAAAATGAGGAACTACGTAGTGGAAAATTTGATTGAAGTTCAAAGGCTCCGTCAAGAAATCAAATTACGTGAAGTGCTTAGCCTCCAAATGCCTTTACTTAATGAGTGGTCAAAATTAGACGCAAAAAACTCGGAAGCGTTGAGCAAGCTAACTCGAAAACTCCATGCTTTGTCTGTCCGTTTACCCCTCGTACATGGTGCCACG ATAGATGTGGTGTCCATACATGAAGAAATGGTCATAGCTATAGAAGTCATGGACGAGATCGAAGACGTCATCATCAAGTTTCTCCCACGA CAGGTTGAAATAATCCTATTTGAGCTGACAGAATTGATTGGCATGTTCAATCAAgaattgatatattttgaaGAAATGGAGAAGTCCCTTTTATCCATTCCTATCTTTTCGGTAAATCAATATCTCTAA